Sequence from the Bos indicus x Bos taurus breed Angus x Brahman F1 hybrid chromosome 16, Bos_hybrid_MaternalHap_v2.0, whole genome shotgun sequence genome:
GACAATTTAAACGACTGACAAGAAATTTTACACTAAAGAGCAGAAAAGGTTAGGTCTCCGTATAGTTATTGTGAATTATtttaatgaagaggaaaaaactgCTTTCACTAGAAAAGCTGTCATATCCTTCTACATGATTATACTCCTCAGAAGGGAGGTCATGGTAGGAGGCATACGAGCTGTAAAGTGCAGAAAATTAATGCAAACGTGGAAGACACAACTCGTCCCAGGAGCAGGGAGATGCCTGCAGTCGGGGTTCCCGGGTACCTGGTGGGCAGGGAAGAGCTGGAAGGGGTCCACCCAGGACACAGTTAGAGACTTGCCCACAGCTACCATCGTGCTGCCTGTCCCACACACTCCGCTCAGTTCTTTGGTAACGGAAGTCTCCCTCTTAGCCAGCCCACAAGCAGCCAGCCAGAACACCCCCCTGAAAACCTAGTCTGGCTTCCTGAGCATCCCGCCCTTTGGCAGCAAGGCCTGTAAGGTCTCAAGGCTGGCACTGCTGTGGATCACGCTCAGCCTGCCGCACAGCACGATGCTCACCAGCACACCACCAGTCACGCCACCGGCAACTCCTATTCCCACAGCTATGGCCACCTTCTTTTTCCACGGTGGGTGCTGAGGCCTGGAATAGTTGTCCAAATTCACTTCCAGGCCTTCGTCCACTAACTTCTGATCCTCAGTAAGGGACTGATGGAAGTTCAGGTTCACCAAATTAGGAGGAAGGACCCTCAGCCCAAAATAGAGCCTCTTGACAAGTCTCAAGTTTTTTAACAGCTGCACATCACACCGGTAGGTCCCAGAGTCATACTCTTGAATGGACTGAAACTTTATAAAGTAGGAACTGGCTCGGAAGGGTTTGAAGACTTCATCATCAGTTGAGATGATT
This genomic interval carries:
- the TMEM81 gene encoding transmembrane protein 81, translated to MKTSATSFIPGSLVLAFCLPVVATSPKTLAIPEKLQEAVGKVTVNATTCTVTCGLGFKEETVCEVGPDGVRRKCKSQRLECLTNWLCGMLHFTLLIGKEFKLSCLSPDILEIGQGAFRFTWRLARGIISTDDEVFKPFRASSYFIKFQSIQEYDSGTYRCDVQLLKNLRLVKRLYFGLRVLPPNLVNLNFHQSLTEDQKLVDEGLEVNLDNYSRPQHPPWKKKVAIAVGIGVAGGVTGGVLVSIVLCGRLSVIHSSASLETLQALLPKGGMLRKPD